Proteins encoded within one genomic window of Empedobacter falsenii:
- a CDS encoding type IA DNA topoisomerase, producing MKTVIAEKPSVAREIASLLGASDKKDGYLTGNGYFITWAFGHLIGLGMPEDYGISGFDKTSLPILPNPFILTVRKVKKDKGYQADTGALKQLKIIKELFNKSDSIIVATDAGREGELIFRYIYEHLKCCKPFERLWISSLTEKAIKQGFDSLKDGKEFDGLYQAAQGRSRADWLVGINATQALSISAGNGIYSLGRVQTPTLALICKRYLENKNFSIKKYRQIQLSHNKENVDFKSLSKTKWENQKLADDTLKAIQRSDTATITSVETKSVTEQPPLLFDLTGLQKEANKKLNLSAEETLNIAQSLYEKKFITYPRTGSKYIPEDMWAEIPNLVRALQNNEQFKQAVSKVKWGRFNKRIVNDLRVTDHHGLLITDKIPSALKTDETKVYNMIAFRLLEAISQPCIKEVTDIALQVSHYDFTLKGCKVLEAGWRLIKGTFSDEDTEPIQDLPDLKKGDELNIKEAICLEKKTKPPVLYTEAGLLSAMENAGKEIENEDERKALQNIGIGTPATRAAIIETLFTRNYIQREKKSLIPTEKGLQVYELVKDRKIADVAMTAEWELALQKIENNEADVGAFQTEMEKYAISITDELLQTSIAQNNLPKLNCPKCKSQQLIIRDKIVKCPDEVCNWIQFRNVCGVQIRIADIESLINKGKTSLIKGMKSKAGKKFDAFIILDEEYKTSFEFEKNKSYKK from the coding sequence ATGAAAACAGTTATCGCAGAAAAACCAAGCGTAGCAAGAGAAATAGCCAGCCTGTTGGGAGCATCTGATAAAAAAGACGGCTACTTAACGGGTAATGGCTATTTTATTACGTGGGCATTCGGTCATTTAATTGGCTTAGGAATGCCCGAAGATTACGGGATTTCGGGGTTTGATAAGACTTCATTGCCTATCCTCCCGAACCCGTTCATATTGACCGTTAGAAAGGTCAAAAAAGACAAGGGCTACCAAGCCGATACGGGAGCATTAAAGCAACTGAAAATCATCAAAGAATTGTTCAACAAAAGCGACAGCATTATCGTTGCTACCGATGCAGGACGTGAGGGCGAGTTGATTTTTAGGTATATTTACGAGCATCTAAAATGCTGTAAACCCTTTGAGCGACTTTGGATTAGTTCACTTACCGAAAAGGCAATCAAGCAAGGCTTTGATAGCTTGAAAGACGGCAAAGAATTTGACGGATTGTATCAGGCTGCGCAAGGCAGAAGCCGGGCCGATTGGTTGGTGGGCATCAATGCTACACAAGCATTGAGTATTTCGGCAGGCAATGGTATTTATTCGTTAGGTAGGGTGCAAACGCCTACATTGGCTCTTATTTGTAAACGCTATTTGGAAAACAAAAATTTCTCTATTAAGAAGTATAGGCAAATTCAGCTATCACACAACAAAGAAAATGTTGATTTCAAAAGCCTTTCCAAAACCAAATGGGAAAACCAAAAACTTGCCGATGATACATTGAAAGCCATTCAGCGAAGCGATACGGCAACAATTACATCGGTAGAAACCAAAAGCGTTACAGAGCAACCGCCTTTGTTGTTTGACCTTACAGGACTGCAAAAGGAAGCTAATAAAAAGCTCAACCTTTCTGCCGAAGAAACCCTGAATATTGCCCAAAGCCTTTACGAAAAGAAGTTTATCACTTACCCACGCACCGGAAGTAAATATATCCCTGAAGATATGTGGGCTGAAATTCCCAACCTTGTAAGAGCATTGCAGAATAATGAGCAATTTAAACAAGCGGTATCAAAAGTAAAATGGGGTCGGTTTAATAAGCGTATCGTAAACGATTTACGTGTGACAGACCACCACGGTTTACTTATTACCGACAAAATTCCGTCTGCTCTCAAAACGGACGAAACGAAAGTTTATAATATGATTGCCTTTCGACTGCTCGAAGCCATATCACAACCTTGTATCAAAGAAGTAACAGATATAGCGTTGCAAGTATCGCATTACGATTTTACGTTGAAAGGCTGTAAAGTTTTGGAAGCAGGTTGGCGTTTGATAAAGGGAACTTTCTCGGACGAAGACACTGAACCAATTCAGGACTTACCCGATTTAAAAAAAGGTGACGAACTGAACATTAAGGAAGCCATTTGTTTAGAAAAGAAAACCAAACCGCCTGTGCTTTATACAGAAGCCGGGCTATTGTCGGCAATGGAAAATGCAGGAAAGGAAATTGAAAACGAGGACGAACGGAAAGCCCTGCAAAATATCGGTATTGGCACGCCTGCTACAAGGGCAGCGATAATCGAAACGCTGTTTACCCGCAACTATATCCAACGAGAAAAGAAATCCCTGATACCCACTGAAAAAGGATTGCAGGTATATGAACTAGTAAAAGACCGCAAAATTGCAGATGTGGCAATGACCGCTGAATGGGAACTTGCCTTGCAGAAAATAGAAAACAATGAAGCTGATGTCGGAGCATTTCAAACAGAAATGGAAAAATATGCAATATCTATTACCGATGAACTATTGCAAACTTCCATTGCTCAAAACAACCTGCCTAAACTGAATTGCCCGAAATGTAAAAGCCAGCAACTCATCATCCGGGATAAAATTGTAAAGTGTCCTGATGAAGTTTGTAATTGGATACAGTTCCGTAATGTGTGTGGCGTACAAATTAGGATAGCCGATATTGAAAGTCTTATCAATAAAGGTAAAACTTCACTTATTAAAGGAATGAAAAGCAAGGCAGGAAAGAAGTTCGATGCCTTTATCATATTGGATGAAGAATACAAAACCTCTTTTGAATTTGAAAAAAACAAAAGTTACAAAAAGTAA
- a CDS encoding DUF3945 domain-containing protein, whose translation MSEETKKQETSEQSVQNVPEQLSDILLILDKEKMKIQAVKSIDENGKMETVDPTKKNQSDFMRVDKHGDFVSNFLSNFWRQLKDPTNFTFFKVPAGEAVEKAKKFQKQVDNPTPEGKKEMEKHEVKNEPEKEQKQENKNDMATTHTTPETNEYRFKPEQIDWETMNNLGLSKEYLEKKNLLEPLLKGYKTNELVPISINLGGAVVRTDARLSLQPTPDGSIVAAVHGIRREPNLNFEFFGHKFNEEDKKNLLDTGNMGRVVDLKNPKTEEMMPSIISVDRLTNELIALKTEFIKIPDELKGIKLNDVQKQTLMEGKPLFIEGMISTKGTTFDANVQYNADKRFVEFLFDRNNNNQQSQNKQQSNKQTSQQKQSHEAPRTFRGKELTDEQYNKFKDGQTVYIELKDKKNQPYQGYITFNKQDGKTNFEFPNQYKERVKPTEAHKTQTAVNSEGKTNEATKNVKEPLQKEQQKPKNEKQQEQQEKPKAPAKSKGKKVS comes from the coding sequence ATGAGCGAAGAAACAAAGAAACAGGAAACTTCCGAGCAATCTGTTCAGAACGTACCAGAACAACTGTCGGACATACTGTTAATATTGGATAAGGAAAAAATGAAAATCCAAGCCGTAAAGAGCATTGACGAAAACGGCAAAATGGAAACCGTTGACCCTACCAAAAAGAACCAATCTGATTTTATGCGTGTGGACAAACACGGCGATTTCGTTTCCAATTTCCTATCCAATTTTTGGAGACAGCTAAAAGATCCTACCAATTTCACATTCTTTAAAGTGCCGGCAGGAGAAGCTGTAGAAAAGGCAAAAAAATTTCAAAAGCAGGTAGATAACCCTACACCGGAGGGTAAAAAAGAAATGGAAAAACACGAGGTGAAAAATGAACCCGAAAAAGAACAAAAACAAGAAAATAAAAATGATATGGCAACAACACACACAACACCAGAAACAAACGAATACCGTTTCAAGCCGGAACAGATTGATTGGGAAACAATGAACAATCTCGGATTAAGCAAGGAATACCTTGAAAAAAAGAACCTCCTTGAACCATTATTGAAAGGTTACAAGACTAATGAGCTTGTACCTATTAGTATTAATCTTGGCGGTGCAGTAGTACGCACAGATGCCCGTTTATCGTTACAGCCTACACCAGATGGAAGTATCGTGGCGGCAGTACATGGTATCAGACGTGAACCCAACCTAAACTTTGAGTTCTTTGGACACAAGTTTAACGAAGAAGACAAAAAGAACTTGCTCGATACGGGTAATATGGGGCGTGTGGTAGATTTGAAAAATCCCAAAACAGAAGAAATGATGCCGTCCATTATCAGTGTGGACAGGCTTACCAATGAGCTGATTGCTTTAAAAACAGAATTTATCAAAATCCCTGATGAATTAAAGGGGATAAAACTGAACGATGTGCAAAAGCAAACCTTAATGGAGGGGAAACCTCTGTTTATCGAGGGAATGATTTCTACAAAGGGAACCACCTTTGATGCAAATGTTCAGTATAATGCTGACAAAAGATTTGTTGAGTTTTTGTTTGACAGAAACAACAATAACCAGCAATCCCAAAATAAGCAACAAAGTAATAAGCAAACCAGTCAACAAAAGCAATCGCACGAAGCTCCGAGAACTTTCAGAGGTAAGGAACTGACTGATGAGCAGTACAACAAATTCAAAGACGGACAAACCGTATATATTGAGTTGAAAGACAAAAAGAACCAGCCCTACCAGGGTTACATCACTTTCAATAAACAAGATGGAAAAACCAATTTTGAGTTCCCAAATCAATATAAGGAACGTGTAAAACCTACCGAAGCTCACAAAACACAAACTGCGGTTAATTCTGAAGGAAAAACCAACGAAGCAACCAAAAATGTGAAAGAACCTTTGCAAAAAGAACAGCAAAAACCGAAGAATGAAAAGCAACAGGAGCAACAGGAAAAACCGAAAGCTCCAGCAAAATCAAAAGGTAAAAAAGTGAGTTAA
- a CDS encoding helix-turn-helix domain-containing protein, with translation MNIDRMEFISWMERIMDRFDMLGDNINDLKKKRNTIDGEELLDNQDILQMLKVSNRSLQRYRSIGKLPYYTISGKLYYKLSDVHQFIRESFNK, from the coding sequence ATGAATATTGATAGAATGGAATTTATATCGTGGATGGAACGCATCATGGACAGATTTGATATGTTGGGCGACAATATTAACGATTTAAAAAAGAAACGAAATACCATTGATGGAGAGGAACTACTCGACAATCAGGATATTTTGCAAATGCTGAAAGTCAGTAATCGTTCTCTGCAACGTTATCGCTCTATTGGGAAGCTCCCATATTACACGATTAGCGGGAAATTGTATTATAAATTATCAGATGTACATCAGTTTATCAGAGAGAGCTTTAATAAATAG
- a CDS encoding RteC domain-containing protein: MRKSINNIVSEIQEQERKLSVTCSGLIEEAFQMTVFLQELLVSAKEYVLSSGFENEAKEIEFFKMTKPQILGKLIYYNKLYRIETSCPVNNGKIYRNYFSKHLTELKIEFREHICNSHFYRYYRSGRIDKDQEYFKRGQINYLEGLNSYVFEIDPLFSTYYDYKLARILSNDLLYAYLLTKISPEENSDTFFSSTSEIKELSWTDSKNALIELTYALYASGAISDGKLGIRKLTAISQVLFRIPLTDVHHAFHRMKTRAGSRTLFLDQLKQALEEYMDKDL, encoded by the coding sequence ATGAGAAAGTCAATAAACAATATTGTTAGCGAAATTCAGGAGCAAGAACGGAAACTCTCAGTCACGTGCTCGGGACTAATTGAAGAAGCTTTTCAAATGACGGTCTTTCTTCAGGAGCTATTGGTTTCGGCAAAAGAATATGTGTTAAGTTCGGGATTTGAGAACGAGGCAAAAGAGATTGAATTCTTTAAAATGACTAAGCCCCAAATCCTCGGAAAGCTAATTTACTATAATAAACTGTACCGGATAGAAACCTCGTGCCCGGTCAATAATGGAAAAATCTACCGCAACTATTTCTCGAAACATTTAACAGAGCTGAAGATTGAGTTCAGGGAACATATCTGCAATTCCCACTTTTACCGATACTACCGTTCAGGCAGAATAGATAAAGATCAAGAATATTTTAAACGGGGGCAGATAAATTACCTCGAAGGGCTTAATAGTTATGTGTTTGAAATCGACCCGCTTTTCTCAACCTATTACGATTACAAATTAGCTCGTATTCTCTCCAACGACCTGTTATATGCCTACCTCTTAACCAAAATCAGTCCCGAAGAAAACTCTGATACATTTTTCAGCAGCACCAGCGAAATTAAAGAGCTATCTTGGACGGACAGCAAGAATGCTTTGATTGAGCTAACGTATGCCCTATACGCATCTGGTGCTATTTCGGACGGTAAGTTAGGCATCCGGAAGCTCACTGCTATTTCACAAGTGTTGTTTCGAATACCACTGACCGATGTGCATCACGCATTCCACCGGATGAAAACCCGTGCAGGTTCTCGAACCTTGTTTTTAGATCAGTTGAAACAGGCATTGGAAGAATATATGGATAAAGACTTATAA
- a CDS encoding helix-turn-helix domain-containing protein translates to MGTLFIKNMVCNRCILVVQNELDKLGLEASNIKLGEVSLVKDLTTKEREAIESALDPLGFQVIDDKKSRMIEKIKNVIIELVHHQDNDVKTNLSDVLSDALHNDYNYLSNLFSDIEGTTIEKYFIAQKVEKVKELLVYDELSLSEIADRMNYSSVAYLSNQFKKVTGLTPSHFKQIREDKRKPLDEV, encoded by the coding sequence ATGGGGACATTGTTTATAAAAAATATGGTCTGCAACCGCTGTATTCTCGTTGTTCAGAACGAACTCGATAAGCTCGGTTTAGAGGCTAGTAATATAAAATTGGGAGAAGTTTCTCTCGTGAAAGATCTGACTACAAAAGAACGAGAAGCAATAGAAAGTGCGTTAGATCCCTTAGGTTTTCAGGTCATTGATGACAAGAAAAGTCGCATGATTGAGAAGATAAAAAACGTTATCATTGAATTGGTACATCATCAGGACAATGACGTAAAAACAAATCTTTCCGATGTTTTAAGTGATGCATTACATAATGATTATAATTATCTTTCTAATTTGTTTTCTGATATTGAGGGTACAACTATTGAAAAATATTTTATAGCTCAAAAAGTAGAAAAAGTAAAAGAACTTTTAGTTTATGATGAGTTATCATTAAGTGAAATTGCCGATCGCATGAACTATTCAAGTGTGGCTTATCTAAGTAATCAGTTCAAGAAGGTAACAGGTCTTACACCTAGCCATTTTAAACAAATTCGAGAAGACAAACGTAAGCCTTTAGATGAGGTTTAA